Proteins co-encoded in one Bacillus paramycoides genomic window:
- a CDS encoding YwmB family TATA-box binding protein: MKLKAILIVALSVVLFLVGYREMKPISDEQKIESMIASLEKNDAKVEKWSWLARETKTISNIHTFQKLLNDVKDKANIQKWELEQSPDGYKATSYKKFSSHEERVVVTWSKKNTKENTFIIFEVSGAKWDPKYIQKTNKIFSEKPIIYTCVQGVLNDKIEGVLQNKTNQVLKDLSARAIEQIEERAFVSVSAYNKKWDDALSTNREKINVQIAMRSTDNKDTIVVGTPIITSEY, encoded by the coding sequence TTGAAGCTTAAAGCCATTCTTATTGTTGCATTGAGTGTTGTTTTATTTTTGGTTGGATATAGAGAGATGAAACCGATCAGCGATGAACAGAAAATAGAGAGCATGATTGCATCCTTAGAGAAAAATGATGCTAAAGTAGAGAAATGGTCATGGTTAGCGCGAGAAACAAAAACAATTTCTAATATACATACGTTTCAAAAGTTGTTAAACGATGTGAAGGACAAGGCAAATATTCAAAAATGGGAATTAGAGCAATCTCCAGATGGATATAAAGCTACATCTTATAAAAAGTTCTCTTCTCATGAAGAACGAGTAGTAGTAACTTGGAGTAAGAAAAATACTAAAGAAAACACTTTCATTATTTTTGAAGTGAGCGGGGCGAAATGGGACCCAAAGTACATTCAGAAAACAAATAAAATTTTTAGTGAAAAACCTATAATTTACACTTGTGTTCAAGGTGTACTGAATGATAAGATTGAAGGTGTTTTGCAAAATAAAACCAATCAGGTTTTGAAAGATCTTTCAGCAAGAGCGATCGAACAGATAGAAGAAAGAGCATTTGTGTCAGTCTCCGCATACAATAAAAAGTGGGATGACGCTCTTTCAACAAATAGAGAGAAAATAAATGTGCAAATAGCAATGCGTTCTACAGACAACAAAGATACAATTGTGGTTGGCACACCGATCATAACTTCTGAGTATTGA
- a CDS encoding DUF1146 family protein: protein MAHLLGQQALIAIVSHLLFITITWWALQGIHIERLMKPGKVIQTRVLLILITIAIGTSVSNFFLDYLGYSKSLTYLVK, encoded by the coding sequence TTGGCACATCTTTTAGGGCAACAAGCACTGATTGCCATTGTTTCGCATTTATTGTTTATTACCATTACGTGGTGGGCCTTACAAGGTATCCACATTGAGCGTTTAATGAAGCCTGGAAAGGTAATTCAGACGAGAGTATTACTCATCCTAATTACAATTGCAATTGGGACATCTGTAAGTAACTTTTTCCTTGATTATTTAGGCTATTCAAAGAGTTTAACGTATTTAGTAAAGTAA
- the nuoN gene encoding NADH-quinone oxidoreductase subunit NuoN, producing MNTLLSLSWHLMVPEFIILGAAILLSICDLFFKLNHRYVALSAIAAIVLAIVSLITLYGEPAGDILNGSFVLDGFSKGFKTLLLGGAALILCTAMSDDKKNPIEDKGEYYYLFLMALLGAMFMSSSVDFITLFVGLELLSLSSYILVGIRKKNRASNEAAMKYVINGGIGTAITLFGMSYLYGITGSTNIVDMQKVFAGELAGGIQLLLALAFLLLLVGLSFKIATVPFHMWAPDVYEGAATPVTAFLGTISKIAGFLLIIRLFLMVFASVSVQGDVQSLYGRMSIYIAALASITMIIGNVVALKQYNVKRLFAYSGIAHAGYLLVPLVALSPFTMDSMWFYMLAYMLMNIGSFAIIHGLILQSDKENITIFTGLYKRSPFTAIVMTIFILSLAGIPGTAGFIGKINIFLGALHVEPAHYVLASIMMGTTVISFVYYFRILQQMFFRTGEVEEKIHLPFNIKIVMSLCAISIVILGIMPMIGYNFFYEYFPLMKDFFFLGNMVQ from the coding sequence ATGAATACGTTACTTAGCTTATCTTGGCATCTCATGGTGCCAGAATTCATTATTCTCGGAGCTGCCATCCTTCTTTCCATATGTGATTTGTTTTTTAAGCTGAACCATAGATATGTAGCGCTGAGCGCAATCGCAGCTATCGTATTAGCAATCGTCTCATTAATTACGCTATACGGTGAACCAGCGGGAGATATTTTAAACGGATCGTTTGTGTTAGATGGGTTTTCAAAAGGGTTTAAAACGTTGTTATTAGGCGGAGCTGCTCTCATTTTATGCACCGCAATGAGCGATGATAAGAAGAATCCAATTGAAGATAAGGGAGAATATTATTACTTATTTTTAATGGCACTTCTTGGGGCTATGTTTATGTCTTCTAGCGTTGATTTCATTACACTTTTCGTCGGCTTAGAATTGCTTTCACTTTCTTCGTACATTTTAGTAGGAATACGAAAAAAGAACCGTGCATCAAATGAGGCGGCCATGAAATATGTCATTAATGGAGGAATCGGAACGGCCATTACGCTCTTTGGAATGAGTTATTTGTACGGTATTACAGGGTCAACCAATATCGTGGATATGCAAAAAGTATTCGCAGGGGAGCTTGCAGGTGGTATTCAGTTATTGTTAGCTCTCGCATTTCTACTATTACTCGTTGGACTCTCGTTTAAAATTGCAACAGTACCGTTTCACATGTGGGCACCAGATGTGTATGAGGGAGCGGCTACACCTGTTACCGCCTTTCTAGGGACGATTTCTAAAATTGCAGGGTTCCTACTCATTATTCGTCTGTTCCTCATGGTTTTTGCAAGTGTATCAGTGCAAGGAGACGTGCAATCTTTATACGGACGTATGAGCATATACATTGCTGCATTGGCGAGTATTACGATGATTATCGGAAACGTAGTCGCATTAAAGCAATATAACGTAAAACGCCTATTTGCCTATTCGGGAATCGCACATGCGGGGTATTTACTCGTTCCGCTTGTCGCATTATCGCCATTTACGATGGATAGCATGTGGTTTTACATGCTTGCGTATATGCTGATGAATATAGGCTCATTTGCGATTATCCACGGCTTAATCTTACAAAGCGACAAAGAAAATATCACCATTTTCACTGGATTATATAAAAGGTCGCCATTCACAGCGATTGTAATGACGATTTTTATTTTATCGTTGGCCGGGATACCAGGAACAGCTGGTTTCATCGGGAAAATTAACATCTTTTTAGGTGCACTTCATGTAGAGCCAGCTCATTACGTACTAGCTTCTATTATGATGGGAACGACAGTCATTTCATTCGTATATTATTTCCGTATTTTACAGCAAATGTTTTTCAGAACGGGAGAAGTAGAAGAGAAGATTCATTTGCCATTTAATATAAAGATTGTAATGAGTCTTTGTGCAATTTCTATTGTAATACTAGGGATTATGCCGATGATTGGATACAATTTCTTTTATGAATATTTTCCATTAATGAAAGATTTCTTCTTTCTAGGGAACATGGTACAATAG
- a CDS encoding NADH-quinone oxidoreductase subunit M: protein MNDLLLTFFIFSPLLGILLLALTPKKESRTVRALGLFGTALPFGIAIVLACTYASGKSLSLFDEKVKWIKFGDFSAMDKRWFSIYYELGIDGLSLVMMVLTALLAMLAAIAAFTIKRNLKAFYMLLLILEIGMLGVFAAQNLMLFFIFFEITLPPMFLLIGKWGKLSSEKAAYSYLIYNGIGSAILLIVFSVLFAKTGTTNMTELKEILTSVGAGGGMAVSSSLQFSLFLSIIIAFAIKLPVFPLHRWMVNVHIEAHPAVVMLHAGVLLKIGAYGMIRFGQGLFPEYFREFATLIAILGVINLLYGAFLALIQTDFRKVLAYSSISHMGIVLMGLAALNAPGTQGALFQVVSHGLIAALLFFLLGVIEQRFGTSDITALGGLAKSVPILSGFFLAGGMASLGLPGMSGFVSEFLAFLGLFQGEPVIAAVGVLGIILTAVYVLRATLQVTFGKKEWEAKADIHGWEYVPILLLIFCIIAVGVMPEILGDPLQNTLKTLGVK, encoded by the coding sequence ATGAATGATTTGTTATTAACGTTCTTCATTTTTTCCCCGCTTTTAGGAATTCTCTTACTTGCATTAACGCCGAAAAAAGAATCGCGTACAGTGCGAGCGCTCGGTTTATTTGGAACGGCGCTTCCATTTGGAATCGCTATTGTCCTCGCTTGTACATACGCTTCTGGAAAGAGTTTGTCACTATTTGATGAAAAAGTGAAATGGATTAAATTTGGGGATTTTTCAGCGATGGATAAAAGGTGGTTTTCCATTTATTACGAGCTTGGTATTGATGGTTTATCACTCGTTATGATGGTGCTGACTGCCCTATTAGCGATGCTTGCAGCAATTGCGGCATTTACGATTAAAAGGAATTTGAAAGCATTTTATATGCTGTTACTTATATTAGAAATAGGGATGCTCGGCGTCTTCGCAGCTCAAAATTTAATGTTGTTCTTTATCTTCTTTGAAATTACATTGCCGCCAATGTTTTTATTAATTGGGAAGTGGGGGAAATTGTCGAGTGAAAAGGCAGCTTATAGTTATTTAATATATAACGGTATTGGCTCCGCTATTTTGCTCATCGTTTTCTCGGTTTTATTTGCGAAAACAGGTACGACGAATATGACAGAGCTTAAAGAAATATTAACGAGTGTAGGTGCTGGCGGAGGGATGGCTGTCTCAAGTAGCTTACAGTTCAGCTTGTTTCTTAGCATAATAATCGCTTTTGCGATTAAACTACCCGTTTTCCCGTTACATCGCTGGATGGTCAATGTACATATTGAAGCACATCCGGCTGTGGTTATGCTTCATGCGGGTGTTTTACTGAAGATTGGAGCATACGGTATGATTCGCTTCGGACAGGGGTTATTCCCAGAGTACTTTCGAGAGTTTGCAACGCTCATTGCGATTTTAGGGGTCATTAATTTATTGTACGGAGCCTTCTTAGCGCTCATCCAAACGGACTTTCGGAAGGTACTGGCTTACTCTAGTATTTCGCATATGGGCATTGTATTAATGGGGCTTGCGGCGTTAAATGCACCGGGTACACAAGGGGCACTATTTCAAGTTGTGTCGCACGGTTTAATTGCAGCCTTACTCTTCTTCTTACTCGGCGTTATAGAACAGCGTTTTGGAACGTCGGATATTACAGCGCTTGGCGGACTCGCAAAAAGTGTACCAATACTTAGCGGATTCTTCTTAGCGGGAGGAATGGCATCGCTTGGATTGCCAGGAATGTCTGGATTTGTTAGCGAGTTTCTCGCCTTTCTCGGTTTATTCCAAGGGGAGCCGGTCATTGCTGCAGTCGGTGTACTTGGCATCATTTTAACCGCTGTATATGTATTAAGAGCAACACTGCAAGTAACATTCGGTAAGAAAGAGTGGGAAGCGAAAGCTGATATACACGGATGGGAGTATGTCCCGATTTTGCTGCTTATCTTCTGCATTATTGCAGTTGGAGTAATGCCAGAAATACTAGGGGATCCGCTTCAAAATACATTGAAAACATTGGGGGTGAAGTAG
- the nuoL gene encoding NADH-quinone oxidoreductase subunit L — MIDYAWLIPLFPLVSFLLLIIFGKKIREGSSVLSIFFVFLSFIFAVLVLIERFSTVPMKYKWVWLRAGDIDISFGFEVTALGALMLFIVTLVSLLVHVYSKGYMKGEERLLTFYAYLGLFTFAMLGLVISPNLLQLYIFWELVGLGSFLLIGFYFFKEEAKAAAKKAFIMTRIGDVGLFIGMILIFWHAGSFEYDAIFRAIHTGDLTPTMITITAILIFIGAMGKSGQFPLHTWLPDAMEGPTPVSALIHAATMVAAGVYLVATMFPLFSASAVAMQTVAIVGAFTAIFAASIGLVQTDIKRVLAYSTVSQLGYMMLALGSAGYVAGVFHLTTHAFFKALLFLAAGSVIHAVHTQNINKMGGLQKKMKVTGALFLIGTLAISGVPLLSGFFSKDEILAATWMNGNYVLFTLAVIAAFLTAFYMFRLYFLVFTGEAKTKEDVHESPRIMTYPMIVLGVLAVVAGYINTPWFGTFLGDWLTKDVAFKAREAHGPFWIMIVATLVSFAGMALAYFIYGKKSISRDWAGSEEAPLYNLLKEKYYVDELYNMTVLPVTKGIAHVLRLFEVYVVEGIAVLIGSLVKGLSGIGSRLQSGNVQVYGTVTAVSLAVLVIILLYTGGDLR; from the coding sequence ATGATCGATTATGCATGGCTCATACCGCTTTTCCCGCTTGTTTCGTTTTTGTTATTAATTATATTCGGGAAGAAAATTAGAGAAGGAAGCAGTGTACTTAGTATTTTCTTCGTCTTTCTCTCCTTTATATTTGCGGTACTTGTATTAATAGAACGGTTTTCGACAGTACCAATGAAGTATAAGTGGGTATGGCTTAGAGCTGGAGATATTGATATATCATTCGGCTTTGAAGTGACTGCATTAGGAGCTTTAATGCTGTTTATCGTTACGCTTGTGAGTTTACTTGTACATGTGTATTCGAAAGGTTATATGAAAGGTGAGGAAAGATTACTAACCTTTTACGCCTATTTAGGGCTCTTTACATTTGCGATGCTCGGGCTCGTTATATCACCGAATTTATTACAGCTTTATATATTTTGGGAGTTAGTAGGCCTCGGTTCATTTTTACTCATCGGTTTTTATTTCTTTAAAGAAGAAGCGAAGGCTGCTGCGAAAAAAGCTTTTATTATGACTCGTATTGGCGATGTCGGTTTATTTATTGGGATGATCTTAATTTTCTGGCATGCAGGTAGTTTTGAATATGATGCAATTTTTAGAGCGATTCATACTGGGGATCTTACTCCTACGATGATTACAATAACAGCGATATTAATTTTTATTGGTGCAATGGGGAAATCAGGTCAGTTCCCGCTTCATACGTGGTTACCAGATGCAATGGAAGGTCCGACGCCTGTTTCGGCACTTATTCATGCGGCGACAATGGTCGCAGCTGGCGTATATTTAGTGGCGACGATGTTTCCGCTATTTTCAGCAAGTGCGGTGGCGATGCAGACGGTGGCAATCGTTGGCGCCTTTACTGCAATCTTTGCGGCTTCCATCGGTCTTGTACAAACGGATATAAAGAGAGTGCTCGCTTATTCTACAGTTAGCCAGCTCGGGTATATGATGCTTGCGCTAGGGTCTGCTGGTTATGTAGCAGGTGTTTTCCATTTAACGACACATGCCTTTTTTAAAGCGCTACTATTTTTGGCAGCAGGAAGTGTCATTCATGCAGTGCATACGCAAAATATTAATAAAATGGGTGGGTTACAGAAGAAGATGAAAGTAACGGGTGCCTTATTTTTAATCGGTACTCTTGCAATTAGTGGTGTGCCACTCCTTTCCGGCTTCTTTAGTAAAGATGAAATTTTAGCGGCGACTTGGATGAACGGCAATTATGTTTTATTCACCCTAGCAGTAATTGCAGCATTCCTAACAGCATTCTACATGTTCCGGCTATATTTCCTTGTCTTTACTGGGGAAGCGAAGACGAAGGAAGATGTGCATGAATCGCCCCGCATTATGACATATCCGATGATCGTTCTCGGGGTCCTTGCAGTAGTGGCAGGTTATATAAATACACCGTGGTTTGGGACATTTCTCGGGGATTGGCTTACGAAAGATGTAGCATTTAAAGCGCGAGAAGCACACGGACCGTTTTGGATTATGATTGTTGCGACGCTCGTTTCATTTGCAGGAATGGCACTCGCATATTTCATATATGGCAAGAAATCTATTTCTAGAGATTGGGCTGGGAGCGAAGAAGCACCTCTTTATAACCTTTTGAAAGAAAAATATTATGTGGATGAACTATACAATATGACGGTGCTTCCTGTTACGAAAGGAATCGCTCATGTGCTTCGCTTATTTGAGGTGTATGTAGTCGAAGGAATTGCCGTTTTAATAGGGAGTTTAGTTAAAGGGTTAAGTGGAATCGGGTCTAGACTCCAAAGCGGAAATGTACAAGTGTACGGGACTGTAACAGCTGTTTCACTTGCGGTACTCGTCATTATTTTGCTCTATACGGGAGGGGATTTACGATGA
- the nuoK gene encoding NADH-quinone oxidoreductase subunit NuoK, whose protein sequence is MSSVPASAYLTLAIILFCIGLFGALTKRNTVIVLVCIELMLNAANLNLVAFSKLGLFPNLTGQIFSLFTMAVAAAEAAVGLAILIALYRNRTTVHVDEMDTLKG, encoded by the coding sequence ATGAGTAGCGTGCCTGCTTCTGCGTATTTAACGCTTGCGATTATTTTGTTTTGCATCGGTTTGTTTGGAGCTTTAACGAAGCGAAATACAGTGATTGTATTAGTTTGTATTGAATTAATGCTGAACGCAGCTAATTTAAATTTAGTAGCGTTTAGTAAATTAGGTTTGTTCCCAAATTTAACTGGGCAAATTTTCTCTCTGTTTACGATGGCCGTAGCAGCAGCGGAGGCGGCGGTAGGACTCGCCATTTTAATTGCTTTGTATCGTAATCGTACGACAGTTCATGTAGATGAAATGGATACGCTTAAAGGATAA
- a CDS encoding NADH-quinone oxidoreductase subunit J: protein MNGEFIAFFILSLSAIIGGVLMLNLTKVMHMMLALVLTFLSIAGLYFLLSAEFIGVAQILLYSGAITIIMIFGIMLTKHNAENESRLTLRKWIIFFAVVAFGAVMYFAVNNIDFANESTQGSLPLHEKNTLQIGTLLYSEYIIPFELTSVILLVALVGAIILAKKDEKEEDSNE, encoded by the coding sequence ATGAATGGCGAGTTTATAGCATTCTTTATACTATCCTTGTCTGCAATTATTGGCGGCGTTCTTATGTTGAACTTAACGAAAGTCATGCATATGATGCTAGCGCTCGTTCTAACATTTCTCAGCATTGCAGGTTTGTACTTTCTTTTATCAGCTGAATTTATCGGAGTTGCACAAATTTTACTTTACTCGGGTGCGATCACAATTATTATGATTTTTGGCATTATGTTAACGAAACATAACGCAGAAAACGAATCGCGTCTTACTCTTCGAAAATGGATTATCTTCTTTGCGGTTGTAGCATTTGGGGCAGTTATGTATTTCGCTGTTAACAATATTGATTTTGCAAATGAAAGCACACAAGGAAGTTTACCTCTCCATGAAAAAAACACACTTCAAATCGGTACACTTCTCTATTCAGAATATATTATTCCATTTGAGTTAACCTCAGTTATTTTACTTGTAGCACTTGTTGGCGCAATTATTCTTGCGAAGAAGGATGAGAAAGAGGAGGATTCCAATGAGTAG
- the nuoI gene encoding NADH-quinone oxidoreductase subunit NuoI: MKGLFKGLKYTLSNLSKKKVTYDYPNQPLPLPDRFRGIQKFYPEKCIVCNQCSNICPTDCIQLTGKKHPDPTKKGKIIDTYDINFEICILCDLCTEVCPTEAIVMTNNFELAEYSRDDLFKNLQWLDENDENVRKENKA, translated from the coding sequence ATGAAAGGACTATTTAAAGGATTAAAATATACATTAAGCAATTTGAGCAAGAAGAAGGTGACTTATGATTATCCGAACCAACCGTTGCCATTGCCAGACCGGTTTCGAGGGATTCAAAAGTTCTATCCAGAAAAGTGTATTGTTTGTAATCAGTGCTCCAACATTTGTCCGACAGACTGTATTCAATTAACGGGGAAAAAACATCCCGATCCTACGAAAAAAGGGAAAATTATCGACACGTACGATATTAATTTTGAAATTTGTATTCTTTGTGATTTATGCACAGAAGTTTGTCCGACAGAGGCGATTGTTATGACAAATAACTTTGAACTGGCGGAATATTCACGGGATGACTTATTTAAAAATTTGCAGTGGCTTGACGAAAATGACGAAAACGTCAGGAAGGAGAATAAAGCATGA
- the nuoH gene encoding NADH-quinone oxidoreductase subunit NuoH — MIETLLQSPSSWTNFFIFFGLAVLLLFAVLGFVTYGILAERKVMGFMQGRIGPNQVGGRFGLLQTVADVLKLLLKEDSIPKAADKPLFILAPVIAFAPAFMVLAVIPFTDKFQFADIGVGLLYYIAVSGITTIGVVTGGWASNNKYSLLGGMRAAAQMISYEIPLVMSVIGIVLLAGSLNLNEIVAAQENVWYIFVQPTGFVVFLIAAVAELNRTPFDLPEAESELVSGYHTEYSGFRWAFFMLSEYVYFFGMASLITVLFLGGWNPIMFLGFIPGAVWFALKFSSVVFLLIWFRVTFPRIRGDQLMEFGWKVLLPIALANIFLTALIKELFF, encoded by the coding sequence ATGATTGAAACGCTCTTACAATCACCTTCAAGCTGGACGAATTTCTTCATTTTTTTCGGGTTAGCGGTGCTTCTACTATTTGCAGTCCTTGGCTTCGTTACATATGGTATTTTGGCAGAGCGGAAAGTGATGGGTTTTATGCAAGGGCGGATTGGACCAAACCAAGTTGGGGGCCGGTTTGGTCTGTTGCAAACAGTAGCCGATGTTTTGAAACTTCTATTGAAGGAAGATAGCATTCCGAAGGCGGCAGATAAACCGTTGTTTATATTAGCACCTGTCATTGCATTCGCACCAGCATTTATGGTGCTTGCAGTCATCCCATTTACTGATAAATTTCAGTTCGCGGATATTGGTGTAGGCTTACTGTATTACATTGCTGTTTCTGGCATTACGACGATTGGGGTTGTGACCGGAGGATGGGCATCAAATAATAAATATTCCCTTTTAGGAGGGATGCGTGCAGCGGCGCAAATGATTTCTTATGAAATTCCGCTCGTAATGAGTGTAATTGGGATTGTTTTGTTAGCGGGTAGCCTAAATTTAAATGAAATCGTAGCTGCACAGGAGAATGTTTGGTACATTTTCGTGCAGCCAACCGGTTTCGTCGTGTTTTTAATCGCAGCGGTAGCAGAGTTAAATAGGACGCCGTTTGATTTACCAGAAGCCGAGTCGGAGCTTGTTTCTGGATATCATACGGAATACTCAGGGTTTCGCTGGGCGTTTTTCATGCTTTCAGAGTACGTATATTTCTTCGGGATGGCATCTTTAATTACTGTGCTCTTTTTAGGCGGATGGAATCCAATAATGTTTCTTGGATTTATTCCAGGTGCCGTATGGTTTGCTTTAAAGTTTAGCAGTGTAGTCTTTCTATTAATTTGGTTCCGCGTTACGTTTCCGCGTATAAGAGGTGATCAGTTAATGGAGTTTGGCTGGAAAGTATTATTGCCAATTGCACTTGCAAATATTTTCTTAACGGCATTGATTAAGGAGTTATTCTTCTAA
- the nuoD gene encoding NADH-quinone oxidoreductase subunit NuoD translates to MIRTEEMLLNVGPQHPSTHGVFRLVIKIDGEIIKEATPVIGYLHRGTEKIAESLQYTQIIPYTDRMDYLSAMTNNYVICHAVETMMGLEIPERAEYLRVLAMELGRIASHLVWWGTNLLDIGAVSPFLYAFREREMIINLLNELCGARLTFNYMRVGGVKWDAPDGWIEKVEEFVPYMREQLAGYHDLVSGNEIFLNRVKGVGIYSEEEAISYSLSGANLRCTGVNWDLRKDEPYSIYDRFDFDIPVGSVGDAWDRYVCRMKEIEESLKIVEQAVQQFPKDGAVLAKVPKIIKAPKGEAFVRIESPRGEIGCYIASDGKKEPYRLKFRRPSFYNLQILPKLLKGENIANLITILGGVDIVLGEVDG, encoded by the coding sequence ATGATTCGTACGGAAGAAATGCTTTTGAATGTAGGTCCTCAGCATCCGAGTACGCATGGTGTGTTCAGGCTTGTTATTAAGATTGACGGGGAAATTATTAAAGAAGCTACACCGGTTATTGGATATTTGCATCGCGGGACCGAAAAGATTGCAGAGAGCTTACAGTATACGCAAATTATCCCTTATACAGATCGAATGGACTATTTATCGGCCATGACGAATAATTACGTCATTTGCCACGCTGTAGAGACGATGATGGGGCTTGAAATTCCGGAGCGGGCTGAATACTTGCGAGTGCTTGCAATGGAGCTTGGAAGGATTGCGAGCCATCTCGTTTGGTGGGGGACAAATCTTCTTGATATAGGGGCAGTTAGCCCGTTTTTGTACGCGTTTCGTGAGCGAGAGATGATCATTAATTTATTAAATGAATTATGCGGTGCCCGGCTTACTTTTAACTATATGAGGGTCGGCGGTGTAAAGTGGGATGCGCCGGACGGTTGGATTGAAAAAGTGGAAGAGTTTGTTCCGTATATGAGAGAGCAATTGGCAGGTTACCATGATCTCGTTAGTGGGAATGAGATTTTCTTAAATCGTGTAAAAGGCGTTGGTATATATAGCGAGGAAGAGGCGATTTCGTATTCTTTAAGCGGAGCGAATTTGCGATGCACAGGAGTAAACTGGGATCTTCGCAAAGATGAGCCGTATTCGATTTACGACCGTTTTGATTTCGATATTCCTGTTGGGAGCGTGGGGGATGCTTGGGATCGCTATGTTTGCCGCATGAAAGAAATTGAGGAGTCGTTAAAAATTGTTGAGCAAGCTGTCCAGCAGTTCCCGAAAGACGGAGCTGTATTGGCGAAAGTGCCGAAAATTATTAAGGCGCCTAAAGGGGAAGCCTTCGTTCGTATAGAGTCGCCGCGCGGAGAGATTGGTTGCTATATTGCTAGTGACGGAAAGAAAGAGCCGTATCGTTTGAAGTTTCGCAGGCCGTCTTTTTACAATTTACAAATTTTACCGAAGTTATTAAAAGGTGAAAACATCGCCAATTTAATTACGATTTTAGGTGGAGTTGATATTGTACTTGGGGAGGTTGATGGCTGA
- a CDS encoding NADH-quinone oxidoreductase subunit C produces MSDPNKELEDLKREAARRAKEEARKRLVAKHDAEISKLEEEDQEKEKALPKNDEMTVEEAKRRAAAAAKAKAAALAKQKREGTEEVTEEERAKAKAKAAAAAKAKAAALAKQKREGTEEVTEEERAKAKAKAAAAAKAKAAALAKQKREGTEEVTEEEKAKAKAKAAAAAKAKAAALAKQKREGTEEITEEEKAKAKAKAAAAAKAKAAALAKQKREGTEEVTEEEKAKAKAKSVAAAKAKAAALAKQKALKGDGDSGDEKAKAIAAAKAKAAAAARAKTKSAEGKKEEETKPEEPSMNQPYLNQYVEVIKGKVGEDTLVDSYINKLSKDVPTLVVEASKYYEVMELLRFHEGLAFDYMSELHATDFVTHMEVYVHLFSYGKKQSVAVKVKLDREAPQVESVTALWKGADWPEREAYDLLGIVFKGHPNLSRILMPDDWIGHPLRKDYEPYDVEV; encoded by the coding sequence ATGAGTGATCCAAACAAAGAATTAGAGGATTTGAAAAGAGAAGCGGCTAGGCGTGCGAAAGAAGAGGCGAGAAAGCGTCTCGTTGCGAAACATGATGCAGAAATAAGTAAACTTGAGGAAGAAGATCAGGAAAAAGAGAAAGCGCTACCAAAAAATGACGAAATGACTGTGGAAGAAGCAAAACGACGCGCAGCAGCTGCAGCGAAAGCAAAAGCAGCGGCGTTAGCGAAGCAAAAAAGAGAAGGAACAGAAGAGGTAACGGAAGAGGAAAGGGCCAAAGCGAAGGCGAAGGCAGCCGCCGCGGCGAAAGCGAAAGCGGCAGCGTTAGCGAAGCAAAAAAGAGAAGGAACAGAAGAGGTAACGGAAGAGGAAAGGGCCAAAGCGAAGGCGAAGGCAGCAGCTGCGGCGAAAGCAAAAGCGGCAGCGTTAGCGAAGCAAAAAAGGGAAGGAACAGAAGAGGTAACGGAAGAGGAAAAGGCCAAAGCGAAGGCGAAGGCAGCAGCTGCAGCGAAAGCAAAAGCAGCGGCGTTAGCGAAGCAAAAAAGGGAAGGGACAGAAGAGATAACAGAAGAAGAAAAGGCCAAAGCGAAGGCGAAGGCAGCAGCTGCGGCGAAAGCAAAAGCGGCAGCGTTAGCGAAGCAAAAAAGGGAAGGAACAGAAGAGGTAACGGAAGAGGAAAAGGCCAAAGCAAAAGCGAAATCCGTGGCGGCAGCAAAGGCAAAAGCAGCGGCGCTAGCAAAGCAGAAGGCCTTAAAAGGTGATGGGGATTCAGGAGATGAAAAGGCGAAGGCAATTGCAGCAGCGAAGGCAAAAGCGGCTGCGGCTGCAAGAGCGAAGACAAAGAGCGCTGAAGGTAAGAAGGAAGAGGAGACGAAGCCGGAAGAACCATCTATGAATCAACCGTATTTAAATCAGTATGTTGAAGTTATTAAGGGGAAAGTAGGAGAGGATACATTAGTAGATTCCTACATTAATAAACTTTCAAAAGATGTGCCAACTCTTGTGGTTGAGGCCTCCAAATATTATGAAGTAATGGAGTTACTGCGATTCCATGAGGGACTTGCATTTGATTATATGTCAGAGCTACATGCGACGGATTTTGTGACACATATGGAAGTGTATGTTCATTTATTTTCATATGGAAAGAAACAGTCAGTAGCGGTAAAGGTGAAGCTGGATAGGGAAGCGCCGCAAGTAGAGTCGGTGACAGCGCTTTGGAAAGGAGCGGACTGGCCAGAGCGGGAAGCCTATGATTTGCTTGGCATTGTATTTAAGGGACACCCGAATTTATCGCGTATTTTAATGCCTGATGATTGGATAGGGCATCCGCTTAGGAAAGATTATGAACCGTATGATGTGGAGGTGTAG